The Rahnella aquatilis CIP 78.65 = ATCC 33071 genomic sequence CGCAGGTTGGCGTCGTTACCCTGAAAACTGAACCGCTTAATGTGACTACCGAACTTCCAGGTCGTACTGCTGCTTTCCGCATTGCTGAAGTACGACCACAGGTTAACGGTATCATTCTCAAACGCAACTTCGTTGAAGGCAGCGACATCAAGGCCGGTACCTCTTTATATCAAATTGATCCTGCCACTTATCAGGCCGCGTATGACAGCGCTAAAGGCGATCTGGTAAAAGCTCAGGCGAATGCACAAATTTCCCGTCTTACCGTGACCCGTTACAAACCTCTGCTCGGCACCAGCTACATCAGTAAGCAAGATTACGATACAGCGGTCGCGACTGCAGCGCAGGCTGATGCTGCGGTAGTCAGTGCAAAAGCTGCCGTTGAGTCTGCTCGCATCAATCTGGCTTACACCAAAGTGACCTCCCCTATCAGCGGACGTATCGGTAAATCGTCTGTGACAGAAGGTGCACTGGTGTCTAACGGCCAGACCACTGCGCTGGCAACCGTGCAACAACTCGACCCTATTTACGTTGACGTGACACAGTCCAGCAATGATTTCCTGCGTCTGAAACAGGAACTGGCTGACGGTTCATTGAAACAGACTGACGGTAAAGCGCAGGTCAAGCTGCTGATGGATAACGGTAAAGAATATTCACAGCCGGGTACATTAGAATTCTCTGATGTGACTGTTGATGAAACTACCGGTTCCATTACTTTACGAGCCATCTTCCCGAATCCAAACGATTCCCTGCTGCCGGGTATGTTTGTGCGCGCGCGTCTCGATGAAGGTGTTAACAACAATGCTCTGCTGGTACCACAGCAAGGTATCACCCGTAACCCACGCGGTGATGCAACAGCGATGGTTGTCGGCGCTGACAATAAAGTTGAACTTCGTACTGTGACCACGACGCAAGCGATAGGCAATAAATGGGTCGTTACAGAAGGTCTGAAAAGTGGCGATAAAATTATCGTGACAGGTCTGCAAAAAATTAAGCCAGGCGTACAGGTTACTGCACAGGAAGTCGATCAAAACGCAGCAGCGCCCGCTACAGCGACGAAGTCTTAATAGGAGCCGGTAATTCATGGCTAAGTTTTTTATAGATCGTCCCATCTTTGCATGGGTGATCGCCATCATAATCATGTTGGCGGGGGGATTGGCAATTCTTAAATTGCCAATTGCACAGTATCCAACCGTTGCGCCACCGGCTATCCAGCTGACCGCAACCTATCCGGGCGCGGATGCGCAGACGGTACAGGATACCGTTACTCAGGTTATTGAACAGAACATGAACGGTATCGACAACATGATGTACATGTCGTCGACGAGTGATTCGTCCGGTACTGTTCAGATTACCCTGACCTTTGCTTCCGGCACTGATGCGG encodes the following:
- a CDS encoding efflux RND transporter periplasmic adaptor subunit; this translates as MNKNRGLTPLAVVLMLSGSLALTGCNDKEAQQGAPQAPQVGVVTLKTEPLNVTTELPGRTAAFRIAEVRPQVNGIILKRNFVEGSDIKAGTSLYQIDPATYQAAYDSAKGDLVKAQANAQISRLTVTRYKPLLGTSYISKQDYDTAVATAAQADAAVVSAKAAVESARINLAYTKVTSPISGRIGKSSVTEGALVSNGQTTALATVQQLDPIYVDVTQSSNDFLRLKQELADGSLKQTDGKAQVKLLMDNGKEYSQPGTLEFSDVTVDETTGSITLRAIFPNPNDSLLPGMFVRARLDEGVNNNALLVPQQGITRNPRGDATAMVVGADNKVELRTVTTTQAIGNKWVVTEGLKSGDKIIVTGLQKIKPGVQVTAQEVDQNAAAPATATKS